One genomic segment of Borrelia coriaceae includes these proteins:
- the fliF gene encoding flagellar basal-body MS-ring/collar protein FliF, whose translation MNNFITKFFASVSKSFKKASMTQKVALGVIALFIVLAFIFLVGFSTRKQGIALFGVGIKDQYLLDRIVQRLDRENVEYVITADGKIYLSDENMSRKMRAILVREELVPVHMDPWSLFDIDRWTITDFERNVNLRRSITRAVEQHILALDDVDAVSINLVIPEKALFKESQEAVKASVRITPKPGSDIVTNRKKVEGVVKLIQYAIEGLESDNIAIVDNKGTILNDFSNLDGIDRIDLAEKERKLKLKYESMLRTEIDSALSKVLSVDRFMIARVNVTLDTSRQTTESKEYAPIEMEPQDPKVPYKTRKVSDSTLISSQVHKREYEGQGYSPWGPPGQEGNTPPEYRDLSDIIGKSNEFQEIKNVALNEKKSLSEKEPAKIAGISLGIFIDGVWDFVYDEAGNFIIENGMRKREYKPISDEALKNITDVLQSSFEYKPERGDSIAVRNVAFDRVNEFRKIDEDYFSNENLKFLIFAVTIIVALLILIFTVFFIVSRDLERRRRLREEEFSRQAHLRRQQALMDNDDIGVEDVVGGIREEDELQTNAELLARDKPEDVAKLIRTWIVKNV comes from the coding sequence TTGAACAATTTTATTACTAAATTTTTTGCATCAGTAAGTAAGAGTTTTAAAAAGGCCAGTATGACTCAAAAAGTGGCTCTCGGTGTTATTGCTTTATTTATAGTTTTAGCATTTATTTTTTTGGTGGGATTTTCAACTAGAAAACAAGGTATTGCTCTTTTTGGTGTTGGAATTAAGGATCAGTACTTATTAGATCGAATAGTACAGAGATTGGATAGAGAAAATGTTGAATATGTTATTACTGCTGATGGTAAAATTTATTTAAGTGATGAAAATATGTCGAGAAAAATGAGAGCAATTCTTGTGAGAGAAGAGCTTGTTCCTGTGCATATGGATCCTTGGTCTCTTTTTGATATTGATAGGTGGACCATTACAGATTTTGAGAGGAATGTCAATCTTAGAAGATCAATTACCCGAGCTGTTGAACAACATATTCTTGCTCTTGATGATGTTGATGCTGTTAGTATTAATCTTGTTATACCTGAGAAGGCTCTTTTTAAAGAGTCACAAGAGGCAGTTAAAGCCTCTGTTAGAATTACTCCTAAGCCCGGTTCTGATATCGTAACTAATCGTAAAAAAGTGGAAGGGGTGGTTAAGTTGATTCAATATGCTATTGAAGGCCTTGAATCGGATAATATTGCCATTGTCGATAATAAAGGGACTATTTTAAATGATTTTTCTAATTTAGATGGCATTGATAGAATTGATTTGGCTGAAAAGGAAAGAAAACTTAAATTAAAATATGAGTCTATGCTGCGAACCGAAATAGATTCTGCTTTAAGTAAGGTTTTGTCTGTTGATAGATTTATGATTGCAAGAGTTAATGTGACACTGGATACGTCTCGTCAAACCACAGAATCTAAAGAATATGCTCCTATTGAGATGGAGCCTCAAGATCCAAAAGTGCCTTATAAAACAAGAAAAGTTAGTGATTCTACATTAATTTCTTCCCAAGTGCATAAAAGAGAGTATGAAGGTCAGGGTTATAGTCCATGGGGACCACCCGGTCAGGAGGGTAATACTCCGCCTGAATATCGGGATTTGAGTGATATTATTGGTAAGTCAAATGAGTTTCAGGAAATCAAAAATGTTGCTCTTAATGAAAAAAAATCCTTAAGCGAAAAAGAGCCTGCTAAAATTGCAGGAATTTCTCTTGGTATTTTTATAGATGGTGTTTGGGATTTTGTTTATGATGAAGCGGGCAATTTTATTATAGAGAATGGCATGCGCAAGAGGGAATATAAGCCTATTTCTGATGAGGCCTTAAAAAATATTACAGATGTTTTACAAAGTTCTTTTGAGTATAAGCCTGAAAGGGGTGATTCGATTGCCGTTAGAAATGTTGCCTTTGATCGAGTAAATGAATTTAGAAAGATAGATGAAGATTATTTTTCAAATGAAAATTTGAAGTTCTTAATTTTTGCAGTAACTATAATAGTTGCATTGTTAATATTAATATTTACAGTATTTTTCATTGTCTCTAGAGATCTTGAGAGGAGAAGACGTCTTAGAGAAGAAGAGTTTTCAAGACAAGCACATTTAAGACGCCAGCAAGCCTTAATGGATAATGATGATATTGGTGTTGAAGATGTTGTTGGTGGAATTAGAGAAGAGGATGAGCTTCAAACTAATGCTGAACTTTTGGCTAGAGATAAACCTGAGGATGTTGCTAAACTTATTAGAACATGGATTGTGAAGAATGTATAA
- the fliE gene encoding flagellar hook-basal body complex protein FliE, with translation MRVNSFFTGDDVDLIRTNPLHFGMSFASVDFKHEAKAETFKDLFLNLISDVNKSQLNVYKMSQQAILHPNSIDVHDITIAMAKANMNLNITKAIVERGIRAYQDIINIR, from the coding sequence ATGAGAGTAAATTCTTTTTTTACAGGTGATGACGTTGATTTAATTCGTACAAATCCTTTGCATTTTGGTATGAGTTTTGCTAGCGTTGATTTTAAGCATGAGGCAAAAGCTGAAACTTTTAAAGATTTATTCTTGAATTTAATATCTGATGTGAATAAGAGTCAATTGAATGTGTATAAAATGTCACAGCAAGCTATTCTACATCCAAATAGTATCGATGTTCATGATATTACAATAGCAATGGCTAAAGCTAATATGAATTTAAATATTACAAAAGCTATTGTTGAGAGAGGCATAAGGGCTTATCAAGATATAATTAATATTCGTTAA
- the flgC gene encoding flagellar basal body rod protein FlgC — protein MGLFSSINTASTGLTAQRLRLDVIANNIANVETTRTTEGGSYRRQRVIFSPRVIGPYWKGPFVPDYLDNGIGQGVRVAGIEKDKSPLKLKYDPTHPDAIKFGDREGYVELPNVNVVEEMVDMISASRAYEANSTVINSSKAMFRSALSILQN, from the coding sequence ATGGGATTATTTTCAAGTATTAATACTGCTTCAACGGGTTTGACAGCTCAAAGATTGAGGCTGGATGTTATTGCAAATAATATTGCAAATGTTGAGACTACTAGAACTACTGAAGGGGGCTCTTATAGAAGGCAGAGAGTAATTTTTTCCCCAAGGGTTATAGGTCCATATTGGAAAGGTCCTTTTGTGCCTGATTATCTTGATAATGGAATTGGTCAAGGTGTAAGGGTTGCTGGTATTGAGAAAGACAAGTCTCCTTTGAAATTAAAGTATGATCCAACTCATCCTGATGCAATAAAGTTTGGTGATCGAGAGGGTTATGTAGAATTGCCTAATGTGAATGTAGTTGAAGAGATGGTAGATATGATTTCTGCTTCTCGTGCTTATGAAGCAAATTCTACTGTTATTAATAGTAGTAAGGCCATGTTTAGGAGTGCATTATCGATATTGCAGAATTAA